ACCTCCTTACTTCGCAAGTAGGTGCGTCGTAGCAGATCATCGGACGTGACTCAAGAGGTCATGGCACATGACCACCCGGAGAGGTCATGTCGCGTGGCTTACTCGGGATCGAGGGCCCAGGTACCTTCTTCCCATCGCTTGAGTGCTTGCCCGGCTTCGAAGGGCACCAGACCTTGACCCTTCGCGGCTTCCTCCCTCACTCCCCCAGGCCCGTGCACCACCAGCCCCCCCTCCTCGCCCCGGGGCTCGCTCCGCCTTCGCCTCCACGGGCACCAACGCCGCCTTCGCGGGCTGCTGCTGCCCGGCTCGGCGCCTCGTGCTTCCCGACCGGCTGAGCGTCCAGCTGCTCATTCCCAACTCCTTCTCCGCTTCCTCCACGCTCACCCCTGCTGCTGGCGCGCTCGCACGTACTCCAGCGCCTCCTGTCTCTGCTTCTCCGACAACCCCATGCGTCCTGAAAATGGGGTCTTGCCTCCCAATCCTATGGGGGGTGGACAATCCCCGGCTCACGCCCCTTGGGAGCCCCGAGGGGCAGGAGGAGTCGGTCATGCGTCAGCTCGTCACCCAGGCCCTGTGACTGCTGCTGATACCGATGTTGGCTCGAGGCGCCCCGCCCGGCCGGGGGGCACTCGAGCCCGTTGAGGTGCGCGAGTACGACGGCGGCGGGGGGCGCAAGGGGGTCCAGCTCATCTTCGAGAGGCTCTCGCCCGACCAGGGCGAGGCACCGCTGACCCGGGAGGACGGGCGGGCCATCCGTGAAGCCTTCGAAGCGAAATACGGCAAGAAGGAGCCACTGCCTCCGCCACGGTACCCAGGGGGGACATGGGTCGCGAGTGTGGGGACACGACTGGTCAGCACTGCCGCTCCAGAGTGGCAGGAGACGATTCGCAAGGACTATGAAGAGCTTTTCGGGAAGGGACCGTCTACCCTCGTGTTGCCAGCCAACCTGGAAAACAGCCGCTTCTTCCAGGCGCTGAGGCTCTCCCCTCAGTATATGGGAGAGGGCGCGCGCGAGGCGGCCGAGGAGCTGTTCAACTCACCCGCCTTCATTGTATCCCTGACTGTTTCCATGGGTTTGTATCTCTGGGCTCTTGTGGCACCCGATCCCCTTCTGAGCAAGGGGTTCGTGGCGGCTGTCACGATATGGCTCTTGGTCACGTATGGCGCCACGGAAATCATGAACGTGGCGATGGCGGTCAAGCAGCTGTACCTGGAGGCCGAGGCGGCGCGGAACTTCGAGCAACTGGACAAGGCCGCCCAGAACTTTGGCCCGAAGATAGGCGGCACGGCGCTGAGAGTCCTTGTGACGATAGCTCTGGGGCGGTTGGCGGGGAAACTGCCGCAGGTGCCCAAGGCGCCGGGTGGAGGTGGGTTGTGGGCAAGGCTCGGCACGCCCCAGTACTCAAGGCCGCTCGGACAACGGGGGGCTGCCGAGAGGACAACAGCAAGGGCGACGCTCCGGAACATCACGTGGCGACCAACAAGAACGACATCGCCGAGGTCAGAGGTGGCCCTTGGACTCCACAGTTTGAGCTTCTCTTCGAGCAAGCCGGCATGAGTCTCAACGATCCAGCGAATAGGCTCTTTGTCATCGACCACAAAGGTCCTCATCCCGAGGAGTACCACCAGAAGGTTTACAACAGGCTGAGAGCTGCACTCAGGAAATGTGGGACAACGAGCGAATGTAAGGCGAATTTGACCGAGGCGCTCAACGAACTCGCGAGCGAGATCTGCAAGCCAGGATCGGCTCTCAACAACCTCGTCACAAAGAAACCATGAGCATAAAATCTAGACATTACGACATGCGGGGTGATGTGCATGTTCCGGGGCGATGGTACATCCAAGGCCCCCTCGATACTCAGGGGAACAGAATCATTCCTTGGGAACTCGAACAAGGGAGACCTGTACATCTGGAAGGCATGCCACTCCTGTCTGTGCGCTACCCCGGGCTAGCGCTCGATTATACGGAGTCAGCGTCTGCAACTATTGTGAGTCGTCGTTTTGTCTACCTTTGCGAACGGTTGGGAATTCAGAGCGAGGTACAGTTCATCCCGGCACGGGTGGAAGGCCAAGCGGAACCGTACTTCATCCTCAATGCGCTCCGCATCATCCGGTGCGTTGATGAGGCTCGATGCGAAGAAATTGCCTTCTGGGAGCCCAGGCACGGGGATCCCGAAAGGGTAGGTCACTACCGTAACGTCGCCGGTCTGAAGATTGATCCAACGAAAGTGGAAGACGCCAATATCTTCCGTCCATGGGGCTGGACGGTGGTGCTGATCGTCTCCGAGCGCGTCAAACTGGCCATAGAGAAAGAAGGCCTCACCGGCGCCAGGTTCATCGAAGTGTAGCTGGGGCCTTCCGCACCGAGCAGCTCACCGGCCGGCCTGCTCGCATGGAGATCGTGTCCTTCCGGCAAGGGTGCGTGAATGGCGACCGGCCCGCTGCTACCGCGAGGGGTCCACCCGAGTGGATTCGAGAGGACGGACAGATGGTGCGCAGGACGGGTTCGGAGGCAGAGCTGAAGAAGCTCCGGGAGCGGATTGAGCAGTGGCGGCAGGCCGCCGCGGGCGGGGGATGCCGGCTGAGCTGTGGGACGCCGCCGCAGCAGCGGCGCGGCGGCTCTGACACCATCTCCTTCGGCCGCAGTGAAGATTGAGGTGGTGGCCCGTGGCGAAGCGCGACTGACCATCACGCTGCCGACGGTGAGCGGGCTGGACGTCGCGGCGCTGGTGAACGCGTTCTCCAACGGAATGATGTTCTCGGTGTTGTGAAACGCCTTGGCCCCGAAGCGCTTCACGTTGCCCGGGGTCTTTCGACGATGTGGTGCCACTCTTTTTCGGGACGCGCCGGGCCCATGGCCTTCTTGAAGCCGCTGAACGAGCCCCACGCCCTGAAGCCACTGGAAGGCGCCTTGGCCGCGGCGCCGCTCATGGCCCGAGCCGTCGTGGCGACCGCGCCGGGAGCGAGGGCGACGGTGACCTTCATGGAGACGCCTCCTGGCTTCCCCATCCTCCCTTGAATACCCGTCCCCGGGTGCAACCCCGGGCCTCTCGCCCTGTCCGGCGGTGAACCCGACCCCCGTACGGGCGTACGGGTAAGGGGCTGAACGGAAGCGCTACGGGAATGTTGCGGCGGCCCGGGCGGAAGATGATTCTGCGCGCCGGATGAACGTGCTCGACAAGGTACTGACGTTGCGGCCGACGAGCGTGGTGAGCCGGCTGGGCCCCGCCTCGCGGCTGCCCGTGCTCAGTCCCCGCGAACTCTCCCTGGCGCTGGAGAACGCCCCGGCGGCGCTGCCGTGCCTGCCCGTGCCCGCCCGGCCCATGCTGCCCGGCCTGCTCGCCGCCGCCCGGGGCGAGGACGCCGTGCTGGGGCTCGTGTGCCCCCATCCCCTCGCGGACCGGGGCGCCGCCGAGCGCTTCGTGGCGGCCGTGCAGGAGGTGGCCGAGGCCGATGGTCACGCGCGCCCGCTCTTCCTCCAGGCGGGGCCCGTGCGCGTGACCAGCACGGCCCCGGCGAGCCTGGCGCCCGTGAAGGACGGGCTCTTCCGGCTCGTGGACACCGGCTTCTCCCTGGTCGCGCTGGACGTGTCGCGGCTGCCCGCCAGCGGCGCGGTGGAGGCGGTGCTCCGGCTGTCGGAAACGTTGGTCGAGCGCGAGTTCGCCCTGGAAGTCTCCCTGCCGGGCGGCCCCGAGGGCGAGGAGCTGGAGGGCGCGCGCCTCCTCCTGGAGGGGCTGGCGCCGCGGATGCCGGGCCTGCGCTTCCTGCGCGTCTCCGAGTCGGTGCTCGGCGAGGAGGTGCAGGACGTGCAGTTCCTGCGCTCCCTGGTGGACCTGGCCGGGCAGCACGGGCTGGGCATCTCCGTGGGCGAGGCGGGGCGGCGCTCGACGCGGGTGCTGCCCACGTACGTGGCGGCGGGGGTGAAGAAGGTGGAGTGCGCGGCGCCCTTCGAGCGCCTGGCGCTGGCCGTCCGGCCCGCCGCGGAGCGCGAGAGCCTGGAGCAGAAGGCGCACAAGGCGGGACTGACGCCGGGGGAACTGCTGGGGGTGCTGGGTGGACAACTGTCACCGTTGGAGTCCGCGGACGCCTCGCGGCTCGAGGCGCTCACGTTCGCCGAGGCTTCCGAGGTATTGGAGGCCCTGGGCGCGAGCCGGACGGGCTGGAAGTCCATGCTCTTCCTCGCCGAGAACCGGGGAGATTGATGCGGATTGTTGCGGGCAGTGCGAAGGGACGGGCCCTGGCGGGGCCCAAGGCGACCTCCAAGCATATCCGCCCCACGGCGGATCGCGTGCGCGAGACACTCTTCAATGTGCTCGGCCAGTGGTTGGAAGGGCAGCGGGTGTTGGACCTGTATGCCGGCACGGGCGCGCTGGGCCTGGAGGCCGTGTCGCGCGGGGCCAAGGGCGTGGTGCTGGTGGACTCGGATCGCGAGGCCCTGGCGTTGTGCCGCGCCAACACCGACACCCTGGGCTTCTCGGCCCGCGTGGAGGTGCTCGCCCAGCCGGTGGCGCGCGCCCTGGAGACGCTCGGCCGCAGGGCGGACCGCTTCCAGCTCATCTTCGCCGACCCGCCCTACGCGGCGCGCGTGGTGGAGACGGTGCTGGAGGGACTCTCGGCCCACCAACTACTCGCCGAGGGGGGCACCGTGGTCATCGAGCACGACAAGCGCGAGCCCGCGCCCGAGGCCCACGCGGGCTTCACCCGGGTGGATCAGCGCCGGTTCGGCGACACGTTGGTGAGCTTGTTCCGCATTGCTTGACCCGTTGCCGGGGTGCGTCGAGACTGAACCGACATGCGTATCGCCATCTATCCAGGCTCGTTCGATCCACTGACCAACGGTCACTTGAGCATCATCCATCGCGCGCTGCAGATGTTCGATCGGGTGATCGTCGCCGTGGCGGTGAACCCGAAGAAGACGCCGCTGTTCACCGAGGAGGAGCGCAAGGCGTTCATCCGCGAGGCCTGTCCGGACCCGCGCGTGGAGGTGGATGCCTTCCATGGCCTGTTGGTGGAGTACGCCAAGGCGCGTGGGGTGAACGTGCTGCTGCGCGGCCTGCGGGCCGTGTCGGACTTCGAATACGAGTTCCAGCTCGCGAACATGAACCGCAAGCTCGCCCCCGGCGTGGAGACGGTCTTCATGATGACGGGCGAGGATTATTTCTACGTGTCGTCGAACCTGGTGCGCGAGGTGGCGCTGTTCGGCGGAGACGTGGAGGGGCTGGTGCCTCCCGGGGTCTTCCAGGCCCTGCGCGCCAAGTACACGAAGAAGTAGGGCAGGGTGCCCACCGCCGTTGTCTCCACCGTTTCCTCTTTCTCTTCCCAGGTCGATCATGAACCTCGCGAACCGGCTCAAGGCCATCAAACCGTCCCCCACGCTCGCCCTCACCGCGAAGGCCAAGGCGCTGGTGGCCCAGGGCGTGGACGTGGTGAACTTCGCCGCGGGCGAGCCCGACTTCGACACGCCCGACTTCATCAAGCAGGCGGCGATCGATGCCCTCGGCAAGGGCTTCACCAAGTACACGCCCACCGCGGGCATCCCCGAGCTGCGCGAGGCCATCTGCGCCAAGCTCGAGCGCGACAACCACCTCACCTTCGCGCCGGAGCAGGTGCTGGTGTCGGTGGGCGCCAAGCACTCGCTCTACAACATCTTCCAGGCGCTCTTGAACGAGGGGGACGAGGTCATCATCCTGTCGCCCTACTGGGTGAGCTATCCGGAGATGGTGCAGCTGGCCGGGGGCAAGCCCATCATCATCGAGACGCGCGAGGAGGACGGCTTCGCGCCGGACCCCGAGGTCATCCGCAAGGCGCTCTCGCCGCGCACCAAGGCGCTCATCATCAACAGCCCGAGCAACCCCTCCGGCGTGGTGTTGTCGCGCGACACGCTCGCGAAGATCGCCGACGCGGTGCGCGGGCATGAGTGCCTGCTGGTGAGCGACGACATCTACGAGAAGCTGCTCTACACGGGCGAGTTCGCCAACATCGGCAACGTGGCGCCGGATCTGGTGTCGCGCCTGGTCGTCGTCAACGGCATGAGCAAGGCGTTCTCCATGACGGGCTGGCGCCTGGGGTACGCGGCGGGGCCCAAGTGGCTCATCTCCGGCATGCAGATGGTCCAGGATCAGTCCACGTCCAACCCCTCGTCCTTCTCGCAGAAGGCCGCGGTGGCGGCGCTCAAGGGGCCCGAGTCCATCTTCGAGCCCATGGTGAAGGAGTACCGGGAGCGGCGGGACATGGTGGTGGAGCTGCTCAACTCGTTCGACGGGGTGCGCTGCCGCGCGCCCGAGGGCGCCTTCTACGTGCTGCCCAACATCTCGGGCCTCTATGGGCGCTCGTACAAGGGCACGCCGCTGCGGGGCTCGCTCCAGGTGTCGGAGATCCTCCTCAACGACTTCCGGGTCGCCGCGGTCCCAGGCGCGCCCTTCGGCGTGGACGCGAACATCCGCGTGAGCTTCGCCACCTCGCGCGAGCAGCTGCGCAAGGGCCTGGAGCGCGTCCGGGAGTTCACCGCCTCCGTACGCTGAGGCATCCCCCCCGCTGGCTTGCTCGGCCGCAACCCGAGTGGACGGCGGGGGGCACTTCCCGTACGAGGGCCGCCGCCTGGCTTCAGTCCGTGTAGGCGAACGCCTTCCAGCCGTCGTCGGTTTGCCGGTAGAGGATGACCGCCGCGTGCCCCGACAGGTTGGCCACGGCGGCGTACACCTCGGTCCCCCGCGGGATGACGGCGCCCAGCCGGGCAGGGGGCTTGCCGTACTTCCTCTCCAGCTCCGCGTAGGGCAGCACCTCGATGTCGTACAGGGTGACGAGGTCCGTGCGCTTGTTGCGCAGCTCCTTCACCCACGTGGCCACCAGGGACTCGGGCGCGTCGAACCGCCGCTCCTCCAGT
This genomic stretch from Cystobacter fuscus DSM 2262 harbors:
- a CDS encoding imm11 family protein is translated as MRGDVHVPGRWYIQGPLDTQGNRIIPWELEQGRPVHLEGMPLLSVRYPGLALDYTESASATIVSRRFVYLCERLGIQSEVQFIPARVEGQAEPYFILNALRIIRCVDEARCEEIAFWEPRHGDPERVGHYRNVAGLKIDPTKVEDANIFRPWGWTVVLIVSERVKLAIEKEGLTGARFIEV
- the rsmD gene encoding 16S rRNA (guanine(966)-N(2))-methyltransferase RsmD, with amino-acid sequence MRIVAGSAKGRALAGPKATSKHIRPTADRVRETLFNVLGQWLEGQRVLDLYAGTGALGLEAVSRGAKGVVLVDSDREALALCRANTDTLGFSARVEVLAQPVARALETLGRRADRFQLIFADPPYAARVVETVLEGLSAHQLLAEGGTVVIEHDKREPAPEAHAGFTRVDQRRFGDTLVSLFRIA
- the coaD gene encoding pantetheine-phosphate adenylyltransferase translates to MRIAIYPGSFDPLTNGHLSIIHRALQMFDRVIVAVAVNPKKTPLFTEEERKAFIREACPDPRVEVDAFHGLLVEYAKARGVNVLLRGLRAVSDFEYEFQLANMNRKLAPGVETVFMMTGEDYFYVSSNLVREVALFGGDVEGLVPPGVFQALRAKYTKK
- a CDS encoding pyridoxal phosphate-dependent aminotransferase: MNLANRLKAIKPSPTLALTAKAKALVAQGVDVVNFAAGEPDFDTPDFIKQAAIDALGKGFTKYTPTAGIPELREAICAKLERDNHLTFAPEQVLVSVGAKHSLYNIFQALLNEGDEVIILSPYWVSYPEMVQLAGGKPIIIETREEDGFAPDPEVIRKALSPRTKALIINSPSNPSGVVLSRDTLAKIADAVRGHECLLVSDDIYEKLLYTGEFANIGNVAPDLVSRLVVVNGMSKAFSMTGWRLGYAAGPKWLISGMQMVQDQSTSNPSSFSQKAAVAALKGPESIFEPMVKEYRERRDMVVELLNSFDGVRCRAPEGAFYVLPNISGLYGRSYKGTPLRGSLQVSEILLNDFRVAAVPGAPFGVDANIRVSFATSREQLRKGLERVREFTASVR